One Camelina sativa cultivar DH55 chromosome 3, Cs, whole genome shotgun sequence genomic window carries:
- the LOC104773509 gene encoding LOW QUALITY PROTEIN: purple acid phosphatase 3-like (The sequence of the model RefSeq protein was modified relative to this genomic sequence to represent the inferred CDS: inserted 1 base in 1 codon), with translation MAYIYRDTKSTIPXLSFLLSCLFSNLSMAASKHKPVNLIFYVYHLIVIFSAHSSTGELRRLSQPTKPDGTVSFLVIGDWGRRGSYNQSQVALQMGDIGEKLDIDFVISTGDNFYDNGLTSFHDLLFQDSFTNIYTASSLQKPWYSVLGNHDYRGDARAQLSPMLRALDHRWFCMRSFIVNAEIVDFLFVDTTPFVDKYFIQPNKHVYDWSGVLPRQTYLNNLLKEVDVALKESLAKWKIVIGHHTIKSAGHHGNTIELEKHILPILQANEVDLYVNGHDHCLEHISSMDSKIQFMTSGGGSKAWKGGDVNYVNPQEMRFYYDGQGFMSVHFSEAELRVVFYDVFGHVLHHWKTYKEALYSAS, from the exons ATGGCCTACATATATAGAGACACAAAGTCCACCATTC ATCTTTCTTTCCTCTTaagctgtttattttctaatctctcaatGGCTGCCTCAAAACACAAACCTGTAAATTTGATATTCTACGTTTATCATTTGATTGTTATATTTTCCGCCCATAGTTCCACGGGGGAGCTCCGGAGGCTATCTCAACCGACAAAACCCGACGGTACAGTAAGCTTTCTAGTCATCGGAGACTGGGGAAGAAGAGGCTCCTATAACCAGTCCCAAGTAGCTCTTCAG atgGGAGATATCGGAGAGAAACTAGatattgattttgtaatttctaCTGGAGATAACTTTTACGACAATGGGTTAACCAGCTTTCACGATCTTCTATTTCAAGATTCTTTTACCAACATTTATACCGCTTCGAGCTTGCAGAAACCTTGGTATAGTG TTTTAGGAAATCATGACTATAGAGGTGACGCAAGGGCACAACTTAGCCCCATGCTCAGGGCTTTGGACCACAGATGGTTTTGCATGAGATCTTTCATTGTAAATGCTG AGATCGTCGATTTTTTGTTCGTGGACACAACTCCATTCGTCGATAAATACTTTATCCAACCAAATAAGCATGTTTATGACTGGAGCGGCGTATTGCCTAGGCAGACATATCTCAACAATCTCTTAAAG GAAGTCGACGTGGCATTGAAAGAGTCACTTGCAAAGTGGAAAATAGTGATTGGTCACCATACGATTAAAAGCGCAGGCCACCACGGGAACACCATTGAGTTGGAGAAGCACATTTTACCTATTCTTCaa GCGAATGAAGTGGATCTCTACGTCAACGGGCATGATCATTGCTTAGAACACATTAGCAGCATGGACAG TAAAATACAATTTATGACAAGTGGAGGTGGATCCAAGGCGTGGAAAGGAGGTGACGTGAACTACGTGAACCCACAAGAGATGAGGTTTTACTACGATGGGCAAGGATTCATGTCGGTTCACTTTTCGGAAGCCGAACTGAGAGTCGTGTTTTATGATGTCTTTGGACACGTTTTGCATCATTGGAAGACTTACAAGGAGGCGCTTTATTCCGCTTCTTAA
- the LOC104773523 gene encoding probable xyloglucan endotransglucosylase/hydrolase protein 28 isoform X1 — translation MGFLTRFLVFLSLFTGLVSGFALQKLPLIQFDEGYTQLFGDQNLFVHRDGKSVRLTLDERTGSGFVSNDIYLHGFFSSFIKLPADYSAGVVIAFYLSNGDLYEKNHDEIDFEFLGNIRGKEWRIQTNIYGNGSTHLGREERYNLWFDPTEEFHQYSILWSLSHIIFYVDNVPIREVKRTASMGGDFPAKPMSLYATIWDGSKWATDGGKYGVNYKYAPYVTQFTDLILHGCAVDPTEKFPSCEDEAVESLRLASEITSSQRKQMENFRRKHMTYSYCYDHMRYKVVLLSECVLNPAEAKRLRVYDPVTFGGIPRGHRRGKHRSRSRLARTESI, via the exons ATGGGATTCTTAACtcgttttcttgttttcctATCACTCTTCACCGGTTTGGTTTCTGGATTCGCTCTACAAAAGCTTCCTCTTATACAGTTCGACGAAGGTTACACACAGCTGTTCGGTGACCAGAATCTATTCGTTCACAGAGACGGCAAATCTGTCCGGTTAACGCTCGATGAGAGAACCG GTTCTGGGTTTGTCTCAAATGATATTTACTTACATGGGTTCTTCAGTTCTTTTATCAAGTTACCAGCAGATTACTCTGCAGGAGTTGTCATAGCCTTTTAT CTATCAAATGGGGACTTGTATGAGAAGAATCATGACGAGATTGATTTTGAGTTCTTGGGGAATATTAGAGGCAAAGAATGGAGGATTCAGACGAACATATACGGTAATGGAAGCACACATTTGGGCAGAGAAGAAAGATACAATCTTTGGTT TGATCCGACTGAGGAGTTCCATCAATACAGTATCCTCTGGTCTCTTTCTCACATCAT ATTTTATGTGGACAATGTTCCGATCAGAGAAGTGAAACGCACGGCGTCAATGGGTGGTGACTTCCCGGCGAAGCCAATGTCTCTGTACGCAACCATATGGGATGGCTCTAAATGGGCAACTGATGGAGGCAAATACGGTGTAAATTACAAGTATGCCCCTTACGTCACTCAGTTCACTGATCTAATCCTCCACGGCTGCGCCGTCGACCCCACCGAGAAGTTTCCGAGCTGCGAAGATGAAGCGGTCGAGAGTCTCCGGCTAGCGTCGGAGATAACGTCGTCTCAACGGAAACAAATGGAGAATTTCCGACGGAAACACATGACTTATTCGTATTGTTACGACCATATGAGGTACAAGGTGGTTTTGTTGTCGGAATGTGTTTTGAATCCTGCCGAGGCTAAGCGTCTCAGGGTCTACGATCCGGTGACATTCGGTGGGATTCCTCGTGGCCACCGGCGCGGGAAGCACCGGAGCAGGAGCCGCTTAGCCAGAACTGAGTCAATATGA
- the LOC104773523 gene encoding probable xyloglucan endotransglucosylase/hydrolase protein 28 isoform X2 → MGFLTRFLVFLSLFTGLVSGFALQKLPLIQFDEGYTQLFGDQNLFVHRDGKSVRLTLDERTGSGFVSNDIYLHGFFSSFIKLPADYSAGVVIAFYLSNGDLYEKNHDEIDFEFLGNIRGKEWRIQTNIYGNGSTHLGREERYNLWFDPTEEFHQYSILWSLSHIIFYVDNVPIREVKRTASMGGDFPAKPMSLYATIWDGSKWATDGGKYGVNYKYAPYVTQFTDLILHGCAVDPTEKFPSCEDEAVESLRLASEITSSQRKQMENFRRKHMTYSYCYDHMRYKVVLLSECVLNPAEAKRLRVYDPVTFGGIPRGHRRGKHRSRSRLARTESI, encoded by the exons ATGGGATTCTTAACtcgttttcttgttttcctATCACTCTTCACCGGTTTGGTTTCTGGATTCGCTCTACAAAAGCTTCCTCTTATACAGTTCGACGAAGGTTACACACAGCTGTTCGGTGACCAGAATCTATTCGTTCACAGAGACGGCAAATCTGTCCGGTTAACGCTCGATGAGAGAACCG GTTCTGGGTTTGTCTCAAATGATATTTACTTACATGGGTTCTTCAGTTCTTTTATCAAGTTACCAGCAGATTACTCTGCAGGAGTTGTCATAGCCTTTTAT CTATCAAATGGGGACTTGTATGAGAAGAATCATGACGAGATTGATTTTGAGTTCTTGGGGAATATTAGAGGCAAAGAATGGAGGATTCAGACGAACATATACGGTAATGGAAGCACACATTTGGGCAGAGAAGAAAGATACAATCTTTGGTTTGATCCAACAGAAGAGTTCCATCAATATAGTATCCTCTGGTCTCTTTCTCACATCAT ATTTTATGTGGACAATGTTCCGATCAGAGAAGTGAAACGCACGGCGTCAATGGGTGGTGACTTCCCGGCGAAGCCAATGTCTCTGTACGCAACCATATGGGATGGCTCTAAATGGGCAACTGATGGAGGCAAATACGGTGTAAATTACAAGTATGCCCCTTACGTCACTCAGTTCACTGATCTAATCCTCCACGGCTGCGCCGTCGACCCCACCGAGAAGTTTCCGAGCTGCGAAGATGAAGCGGTCGAGAGTCTCCGGCTAGCGTCGGAGATAACGTCGTCTCAACGGAAACAAATGGAGAATTTCCGACGGAAACACATGACTTATTCGTATTGTTACGACCATATGAGGTACAAGGTGGTTTTGTTGTCGGAATGTGTTTTGAATCCTGCCGAGGCTAAGCGTCTCAGGGTCTACGATCCGGTGACATTCGGTGGGATTCCTCGTGGCCACCGGCGCGGGAAGCACCGGAGCAGGAGCCGCTTAGCCAGAACTGAGTCAATATGA